The following coding sequences are from one Desulfosporosinus orientis DSM 765 window:
- a CDS encoding bifunctional transcriptional activator/DNA repair enzyme AdaA: MKNYKIISDYQKWQAVVSCDRDYDGTFFYGVKTTRIFCRPSCKSKTPIQDNVVFFDNAATAIESGFRPCKRCCPDNIVFEPELEVIKKAKDIFNATYNMQANLDYVSRQLGVSINHLIKLFKQHTEFTPIQYITKIRVDKAKELLKQGDISILEIALATGFKSLSNFYKCFKDKTGYTPCEYKKSRGEL, translated from the coding sequence ATGAAAAACTATAAAATAATTTCTGATTATCAGAAGTGGCAAGCAGTAGTTAGTTGCGATAGGGACTACGATGGTACTTTTTTCTATGGGGTAAAGACTACAAGAATTTTTTGTAGACCGTCATGCAAGTCCAAAACTCCCATACAGGACAATGTAGTCTTTTTTGATAACGCAGCAACTGCAATAGAAAGTGGATTCCGTCCATGCAAAAGATGCTGTCCCGATAATATAGTTTTTGAGCCTGAATTAGAAGTTATTAAAAAAGCTAAAGATATATTTAATGCAACTTATAATATGCAAGCAAATTTAGATTATGTTTCAAGACAGCTTGGCGTGAGTATAAATCATTTGATAAAACTTTTTAAACAGCATACAGAATTTACTCCTATACAGTATATTACTAAAATAAGAGTAGATAAAGCAAAAGAGCTTCTAAAACAAGGAGATATAAGCATTCTTGAGATTGCCTTGGCTACAGGTTTTAAAAGTTTATCTAACTTTTATAAATGCTTCAAGGACAAAACTGGATATACACCATGTGAATACAAAAAGAGCCGAGGTGAGTTATAA
- a CDS encoding (Fe-S)-binding protein, whose protein sequence is MKQVYAPGCALLIYKPELAKKTLEFLNNDLDNIPIHLTCCRHEPNLQNGTQVINTCAGCDRRYRELYEGISTISLWEILAESKTFPFPDYKGMEMSIHDACPTRTEERVHLAIRKLLEKMKIKIIEPKNTRTKAVCCGDSFYGVLPIERVKEQMKRRAKEMPCDNVVVYCVSCIKAMHIGGKKPRYIIDLLFGETTGIGISEPDAWHNELQKFIDEH, encoded by the coding sequence ATGAAACAAGTCTATGCACCTGGTTGTGCCCTATTAATCTACAAGCCAGAGCTTGCAAAAAAAACACTTGAGTTTTTAAATAATGATTTAGACAATATTCCTATACACCTAACCTGTTGTAGACATGAACCCAATCTTCAAAATGGTACACAGGTAATTAATACGTGTGCTGGTTGCGACAGGCGATATAGAGAACTTTATGAAGGGATATCTACCATATCTCTTTGGGAGATATTGGCTGAAAGCAAAACCTTTCCTTTTCCTGATTATAAAGGCATGGAAATGTCCATACATGATGCCTGTCCAACACGTACAGAGGAAAGGGTACATTTGGCAATTAGAAAACTCCTTGAGAAAATGAAGATAAAAATTATCGAACCAAAAAATACTCGTACTAAAGCGGTTTGTTGCGGTGACAGTTTTTATGGAGTATTGCCAATTGAACGAGTCAAAGAGCAGATGAAAAGACGCGCCAAAGAAATGCCTTGTGACAATGTTGTGGTTTATTGCGTTTCTTGTATAAAAGCAATGCATATCGGTGGTAAAAAACCGCGCTACATCATTGATCTTTTGTTCGGAGAGACCACAGGGATCGGAATATCCGAGCCTGATGCATGGCATAATGAACTACAAAAATTCATAGATGAGCATTAA